The proteins below come from a single Corylus avellana chromosome ca3, CavTom2PMs-1.0 genomic window:
- the LOC132175914 gene encoding geraniol 8-hydroxylase-like produces MDFLCFVIAICLTWILIQAVFSMIPSRKWKANHKKLPPGPKPFPVIGNLLELGDQPHRSLTRLAKTHGTIISLKLGGVTTIVISSADMAKQVLQTHDQNLSNRTIPDALRAHEHDVFGLPWITVSSKWRNLRKICNGQLFSNSALDANQDIRRKKVQELLAETRQSCLAGEAVEVGRAAFKTTLNMLSNTILSVDLADPNSDAARKFKEIVWNIMEEAGKPNIADYFPLLQKLDPQGIRRRMTVNFGKMMDLFSRMINERLQLRKVSGFVTNSDMLDTLLNISEENIEQMDKTTMEHFFLDLFAAGTDTTSATLEWAMAELLRNPDALSKAKTELQQVIGEGHPVEESDITRLPYLQAVVKETFRLHPAIPLLLPRKAEEDVEINGYIIPKGSQVLVNAWAIGRDPSFWENANSFIPERFLGLEIDVKGRNFEIIPFGSGRRICPGLPLVIRVLHSMLGSLIHTFDWKLEDGVKREDMNMEEKFGITLQRAHPLRAVPIPV; encoded by the exons atgGATTTCTTGTGCTTTGTAATTGCCATTTGCCTCACCTGGATCTTAATCCAAGCTGTTTTCTCTATGATTCCAAGTAGGAAGTGGAAGGCAAATCACAAAAAGCTTCCACCTGGTCCAAAACCTTTTCCGGTCATCGGAAACCTCTTGGAACTCGGTGATCAACCCCACAGGTCCCTAACCAGGCTTGCCAAGACTCATGGTACCATAATCAGCCTAAAACTTGGAGGAGTAACAACAATAGTCATCTCTTCAGCAGACATGGCCAAACAAGTCCTCCAAACACATGACCAAAACTTGTCGAACCGAACCATCCCGGACGCACTCCGAGCCCACGAGCACGACGTGTTCGGCTTGCCGTGGATCACCGTTTCAAGCAAGTGGAGAAACCTTCGTAAAATATGCAACGGTCAACTATTCTCCAACTCAGCCCTTGACGCCAACCAAGATATCCGGCGGAAGAAAGTGCAAGAGCTCCTCGCCGAGACTCGTCAGAGCTGCCTAGCCGGTGAGGCTGTGGAAGTTGGGAGAGCCGCTTTCAAGACTACGCTTAATATGTTATCAAACACCATTCTTTCGGTTGATTTGGCGGACCCGAATTCTGACGCGGCTAGAAAGTTCAAGGAGATCGTGTGGAATATCATGGAAGAGGCAGGGAAACCCAACATAGCAGATTATTTTCCTTTGCTTCAGAAGTTGGACCCTCAAGGGATAAGGCGGCGCATGACAGTTAACTTCGGGAAGATGATGGACCTCTTTTCCCGCATGATTAACGAACGTTTGCAGTTGAGAAAAGTGTCTGGTTTTGTCACGAACAGTGACATGTTAGATACCCTTCTCAACATCAGCGAAGAAAACATTGAACAGATGGACAAGACGACGATGGAACATTTCTTCTTG GATCTATTTGCTGCTGGCACTGATACAACATCAGCCACATTGGAATGGGCAATGGCAGAGCTACTTCGAAACCCAGATGCACTATCAAAAGCCAAAACAGAGTTGCAACAAGTAATTGGTGAAGGTCACCCGGTTGAGGAATCGGATATTACTCGTTTACCTTACTTACAAGCAGTAGTGAAAGAAACATTCCGGTTGCATCCGGCAATTCCTTTGTTACTCCCTAGGAAAGCTGAAGAAGATGTAGAAATCAATGGTTATATTATCCCAAAGGGTTCACAAGTGTTAGTGAATGCATGGGCTATAGGCCGAGACCCGAGCTTTTGGGAGAATGCAAATTCATTTATACCGGAGAGGTTCTTGGGGTTGGAAATTGATGTTAAAGGCCGAAACTTTGAGATTATACCCTTTGGTAGTGGAAGGAGAATATGTCCTGGTTTGCCATTGGTAATACGAGTGTTGCACTCGATGTTAGGTTCTCTTATCCACACCTTTGATTGGAAGCTTGAAGATGGGGTTAAACGTGAGGACATGAACATGGAAGAAAAGTTTGGCATAACTTTACAGCGTGCACATCCTCTAAGAGCTGTCCCTATTCCAGTCTAA